In the genome of Raphanus sativus cultivar WK10039 chromosome 4, ASM80110v3, whole genome shotgun sequence, one region contains:
- the LOC108852695 gene encoding basic leucine zipper 43-like — protein MIPAEITGYFQYLSPENLTTIPAEFNIIDMPSSPTSSSSLNYLTELINNNYSSSSNGQDVMTSNNSTSDEDHHHNHRQSIIILDERKQRRMLSNRESARRSRMRKQRHLDELWSQVIRLRNENNCLIDKLNSVLETQDNVLKENSKLKEEASDLRRLVCDLKSNKNNNSF, from the coding sequence ATGATTCCGGCAGAAATCACCGGTTACTTCCAATACCTATCGCCGGAAAACTTAACCACGATCCCAGCAGAGTTCAACATAATAGACATGCCCTCGTCTCCaacctcttcctcttcattaaACTACCTAACCGAACTCATCAACAACAACTATTCCTCATCATCCAACGGTCAAGATGTCATGACGAGCAACAACTCAACTTCCGACGaagatcatcatcataatcatcgTCAGAGCATCATTATACTCGACGAGAGGAAGCAGAGGAGGATGCTTTCAAACAGAGAATCTGCGAGGAGGTCGAGGATGAGGAAACAAAGACATCTTGATGAACTCTGGTCTCAGGTGATAAGGCTTCGCAACGAGAACAACTGTCTTATCGATAAGCTGAACAGCGTATTGGAAACTCAAGATAACGTATTGAAGGAGAACTCTAAACTCAAAGAAGAAGCTTCTGATCTCCGACGGCTTGTATGCGACCTAAAATCTAACAAGAACAACAACAGTTTTTAA